atgatatgttaaaatatattcaaatagaaaacagttattttaaatagtaaaaatatgttattgtttttgctgtgctttcaaataaatgcagacttgttgCATTTAACGGtaatattaaaaattttactgttcaaaaacttttgactggtagtgtacgccGATTTATTTCAgcatggatgcattaaattgtttaaaagtgacagtaaagacatttataacccTAAAAAGGTTTCGATTTCAAATTAAAGTtgtccttttgaactttcttttaAGCAGAGACTCAATGAAAAATGTACTGCAATTTccacaaaatatattaaacagcaccactattttaaatgttcttgagcacaaaatcagcatattagaatgatttcatgtgagactgaagactaaagtaatggctgctgaaaattcagcttccatcacaggaataaattacattctaaaatatactaaaatagaaaacagctgtttcaaattataatattatttctttcaggatattactgtttttttaagttttagtatatAAATCTGAAGCACTTTTCATGTTAAGTTTTTTAAAGGTTCTATCagtattttatcatttaaaattattattaaattgaaataaaaccaTTTTCTCTTGTCTTGATtttgcaaatagttgtatctctgccaaatattgtcctatcctaacaaacaaatgtattcagccttcagatgatgtataaaaaatgtaaaaactgttttaaaaattgtacccttatgactggttttgtggttcagggtcacatatataaagaaacatttaaaaatttcaTAAATGCATTTAGTATGCATAAGTATGTATTTGATAGTGTACTGATAATTAAGCATCTCCTGCAGAGAGCTCATGAAAATCTGTCTCCCCCTAGTGGGGAAAGTCAATGTACCACATTTTTATGGAGTTATTTATGtgccaaaattaaacaaacaaatacagcgttttgcaaacaaacactatctgctttgcaaagaaaaaatcgactttcaaacaaacaaaaagtactatgcacaaacacaagtcaatttgagagaaaatgcagaggtataacaaatatatgcattgtgtgttgcaaatatgtatactttttctgaggaaaacttGGTTTCTCACACGTGTACAGAcagattttctcacaaatgcatccatatcttctcacaaatgcaatggagcaacttcctcttgcaaaacagcagatggcgctatcgTTCAATTTACTCTATTCTCCCGAGACCTCGAACGTGTTTATATGGTTTACCTGTGTTGGCTAGAAGGTATACATCTCCGACCAGaagactaacaatgaaattaatttttctatctattagattgtgtttttttaatgtctacacctaccccaaccctaaacttagcccttactataatacaaaaatagtgtgataataataatgttaaaaaaacggTTTACCCTTATTTCCCAGAGGATAATGAGAGGGGAACAGGTGAGTTTCTTCCttactatatttataattaaacatttgatgTTCTTACAATGCTGACTCTACCACGATGTCagtgaaattcaaaatatcttcccACATAGCAAATGTTTTCTGGTCCAGCTCCGGGCCACACAACTACATTTCCCTCGGCCCAAGTACCGCAAAGAATGACAGCCCTGAAGTGGTCCAAAACTGGATAAAAGACAAGGGCCACACATGGGCCATAACCGGCCCGAATCTCAGCCTGTTAATCACCCTTAACTGGCCCTGAGCTGGGCCAAAACAGGTTGTATTATTGATACCAATCCTCAGCCTTAAGTTTACCAGAATCCCCAAATCTGGGCCACACCTGAGCCTTATAAAACCCAGACCCAATACAGAATCTTAATATTTGATATCACTGCGTTGTGTATTACTATAATCACCATTATTCATTTtcagttttatgttttaatgtacacACAAACTTTGCCAATAAAGTACATTAAACTGAATAGAATCAGCCTTTaaattcacaaatcatttaactTTGCNNNNNNNNNNNNNNNNNNNNNNNNNNNNNNNNNNNNNNNNNNNNNNNNNNNNNNNNNNNNNNNNNNNNNNNNNNNNNNNNNNNNNNNNNNNNNNNNNNNNNNNNNNNNNNNNNNNNNNNNNNNNNNNNNNNNNNNNNNNNNNNNNNNNNNNNNNNNNNNNNNNNNNNNNNNNNNNNNNNNNNNNNNNNNNNNNNNNNNNNNNNNNNNNNNNNNNNNNNNNNNNNNNNNNNNNNNNNNNNNNNNNNNNNNNNNNNNNNNNNNNNNNNNNNNNNNNNNNNNNNNNNNNNNNNNNNNNNNNNNNNNNNNNNNNNNNNNNNNNNNNNNNNNNNNNNNNNNNNNNNNNNNNNNNNNNNNNNNNNNNNNNNNNNNNNNNNNNNNNNNNNNNNNNNNNNNNNNNNNNNNNNNNNNNNNNNNNNNNNNNNNNNNNNNNNNNNNNNNNNNNNNNNNNNNNNNNNNNNNNNNNNNNNNNNNNNNNNNNNNNNNNNNNNNNNNNNNNNNNNTGAATGTTGTTTAGGCAAATGAACAATATTAGAACAAACTGTTCAACCAACACACTGCAGTATTTTTTGTTTCCGTCTCCTCAGGTTTTCCGAGCTGTGCTGCTGCTTTACCTGCTCACCCTGACATTAAATGGTGCgtcttctgagaaaaagtctaaaagaaaaagaaaatctaaatgtGAAAAGAAAGGAAAGTGGGTCAGATTCGATTCATCTGTGAACCTCTCAATGAACGTCCCCCCGTCTCCAAGCAGATCTTTGTCACCATGGACATACGAGTGAGTCTTTGATATGATAAATAATTACGgttgttcattttaatttcatattatgtactatcagtcaaaagtttttgaacactaagatttgtaatgttttttaaagaagtcttttcttctcaagcctgcatttatttgatccaaagtacagcaaaaacagtaaagtttagacatatttttactatttaaaataactgttttctatttgaatatattttaaaataaaattcattcctgtgatttcaaagctgaattttagcatcattattccagctATCAGTTTCACACGATTCTTCGGAAATTAttctaaaacattattattattatgttgaaaacagctgagtagaagtttctttgatgaatagaaagttcagaagaacaggatttatctgaaatagaatttttttgtaacattacagcATAACATAaatcaattttaagcatccttaataaataaaagtattaatttctgtataattattgtataatgttacaaaagctttttatttcatataaatgctgatctttagaccattctatttatcaaagaatcctgaaacaaaaatgtactcaactgttttaaatattgataagaatcagcatattagaatgatttctgaaggatcatgcacttgagtaatgatgctaaaaattctgctttaaaatcacaggaataaattacatttcaaaatatattaaaataaaaaagttatttttaataaagtaaaaatatttcaaaattgtactgtttttgctgcactttggatcaaataaatgctggttattaaaagaaaaaaacattaaaaatcttaccgttcaaaaacttttgactggcagtgtatgtgTGATATACGGGGGTCCTCGCACATCAGTTTTGGGTAGTTtggtaaatttgactttttaaagtaaatatttataaatgttttcatTCAGAGAATCCTATGACGATTCACGAATCCCATCGAAAATCTCTGAGgccaaatgtgaaaaaaaagGCTGCTTAACCAAAGATGGCGAAGAAGACTTGGGACTAGAATCTAAACCCATCTACTACCAGATCAACATCTTGAGGAGAGTCAAGTGCAAAAACAATACGCGCTACACACTTAAACTGGAGACTAAAATAGTTAGTCTGGGCTGTACATGCGTTTTACCAGTTGTTGTGCCTCAGAATTAATTCCATACTGTACTCTTAATTGTCTATTTCTTTTGTTGCATTAATCTGCCTATAAACATACAGCAAATTCCTGTAGCATTTTTTGATCAGCTTTGTATTTATTGTCTTGATTAATAAAATACTACTGTAACTTTGTTTTTGTAGTTTTAGTGCAATAATTGTATGAATACGATGCAAGAAAAACTAAAATCTTTGGTTTAGTTAAGAGAAGCATTTATTTGACTTTACCTAGAGAATTTAGTCATCTGGAAATTACAAACACACGGAGCATTTACATTCCATTTTCTCACAAAATCTGGTCGATTAACATCAATTCTCATCATTGCACATACAACGGCTCATTTTTGATGTGGCAGGCACCAACATCAAACTTCTTTGTCTTCGTATAGAACGAGTAAAATAAACAACTAGAATAAAGCTCAGTGACATGCCAAAGCAAAGTGCACCATTCATATCTTATCAAACTATTTCCCAAATCCAAACAGGATCTTTTTCTCACACCTGAGCGCTTTCTCATTCTTCATTTCTGAGATGCCACTATGTGCTTTCCTACTGATGAGCatcataatacaaatataatgaatGAAAAAAGTTAAATGTGCTTCTGAGTTGTGCTTAAAGTGTCACTGTGCTCCACTTTTAACGTATCTGAGATCATTATGAGCTTATGGATTTATTGGCATCCAGAACGTTTTAATCTAATATTCATTTGATCATATTTTTACCTTGCACCGTCACAACAGGAAATGTGATAGATATCGTACTTCTAGCCTTCTGATTACTGATGCTTAGTAATGTATATTGTATAAGCATGCCTGAGGTTCTATTAAACCCTGTTGATTACTGAATATTAATATCAAACGATAATTAAAGAAGCATGAGCCAAAGCCTCAGTAGATGGCACAAGTTTTGAAAAGACTGTAAAGAGACACTGCCATTAGTGAAGAGTGACTTTAAGATGTACTGtagtttatgttaacatattcATCTGTACTGGTTATGGAGGTTAAAAAAGCATCCCTTCATTAATCTTTTAATTTTTTCTTCCTGTCcttcttcatgtcatttcaaaagATCAGTTTGGAGTATTCAAAGCAACCTTTTGGGCTCTACCAAGCAACGTACCCTTAGTGCACCTTGCATTGTCATCTAGACAATATCTTtctgtttttaataatattaagtaGTTTTGATGTTGTTAAGCCCCACAAAAGCTTGGTGTGTTGCAAATTGTCATTATCAATGTCCAATATGTCCCCTTTTTTGAGATGTATTGGCTactgtttgctttttttttctcttcaccgGTTTCACCTCCCTTGACTATAGTCAAAGCAGTCCTGCGCAGCGGGCGCTCCTCTATCGGCAGGCCTCCTCTTTCAGCTCTTTGTTCTTCCTCACCTCCTCTGCGTGTTTGTCCTAAATAGAcacacaaaagaaaacatactcATTCTGTGTTCATGCATGTATTAGTGTGCCTGAGGGAAGATAAATACAGCGGCATAAACAAAGTGGAGAAACAATCCGCCCCTTTCTAATGCAATATTCATACTGATTCTATCATTAGACTGGGAAGGGACTCAGATGCACAAAGGCCAGGAACCTGCTGGATGTGTAATTGTCACAAACATTTGGgacattttattgttattaatattattgtaaatgtgtaaatatttttaaatatataaatatattcaaatatacactaccagtcaaaagtttttgaactgtaagacttttaatgctttttaaataagtctcttctgctcaccaagccaaatTACAGCTAAAtcagtaaaatttaaaaatatttttactatttgaaataactgttttctatttgaatatattttaaaatgtaatttattccagtgattaaagctacattttagtcttcagtgtcacatgatctttcagaaatcattctaatatgctgatttgctgttaagaaacattttttattattattattaatatttaaaacagctgagtaatttttttttcaggactctttgattaatagaaagatccaaagatcagcatttatatgaaagcATTTATCTATAATTTTTGGGGGGaagggaaagaaattaatatttttatttagcacggatgcttcaaattgatcaaaagttatgataaagacatttataatgttacagaagatttctatcaaagataaatgctgtacttctgaattttctattaatcaaagaaacctgaaaaaattctactcagttgttctcaacataataataaattataggaataataacaggaataaattacattttaaaatatattcaaatagaaataaaaaaaaatagaatagttaaaatatttcaaaattttacttttttgccatactttggatcaaataaatgcattaaaaacattaaaaatcttgctgttcaaaaacttttggtaatgtatattaaatataatattttttattatgttctatattttataaatagtattttttaattctgcaaggacgcattaaattaaacaaaatagaccgtaaagacatttatgatgttaccaaaaaataaataaattaattaataaaattaaataaatttcagataaatgctgtgctTTTGAACTTGTTTTTTGGGCACCAaaacatgtgacactaaagacgtaatggctgctaaaatagaaaaaagttttattataaACTGgttataatatttcaaaatattactatttttactatttactataatgatttttaaaaaatattttttatttaaaagccTTGGTGtgcaaatattattatttttttactattttctatttcactattactattatattactatttagtaaaaaaaaatgtatttcttttatcCAAAAAATGCATAAGAAACTACAATGGTAGtgaatttacatgaaaaattACATGTATAAAGGTAAAAGAAGAAAAATTGTTTATATTTGATTGTAATGaaaattttaaaagtaaaaacttCTAAAAGGTAAAGTTTAAAGTTTTAGCCATGCATAGTCAAATGAAATAAATTTTCATCAGAAATACATTTCCAGTCCAGTTCTGCATTTATTCCTGTTAAATatcctgtttcactctgaaatatgtctcATTACAGAAGAAAAATGGGTTGTAAACAGCAATTCAAATCGATTAAGTGCTGTAATAAAATACTTTACATCCCTCTCAGTTATTGTTTGTACCTTTTCCTGTAGTCTCTCCAGCATGGCGGCAAGCAAAGCCTCGCGGTTCTCTTTGTTGGCCTCCATCTTCTGCTCCAACTTTTCTTTAGCATTCTTAATGAAGTTGTTGTTCTCCTCAAAGGCCTTCTGGATGACCTCTCTCTCATGCTCCCTCTTCTCAGCAAGATGCTTTAACATCTCAGCCTcctgaaactgaagagaagaataCAGTTTCAGCATCAAAATCAGACCAAAGAGAGCGATGGGTGTTTATTTTGGGTGCAAATTCCAACCTTCCGCCTCTCCTCAGCTGCTTCCAGTTTCTTCTGGATCTCCTCCAGTGAGGGATCCTTACGCTGGGGCATGGATGTGTTAAGCTCAGGCACGCCGTCAAACGAGGGGGGTTTTAGGATCACCTCAAACGCTTGGCCCGAGGCCCGCTTGTTCAGCTCAATGACCTCCATGTCTTTGATCACACACCAGTTGAGATCCACTGCATCTTCAAGAATAATCGCACATAGGGTACTTACTGTGagtaagatttttcttttatggcaaaaatcattaggatattaagtaaagatcatgtaaagTAAAGAtcaattttgattagtaatatgcattgctaagaacttcatttggacaactttaaaggcaattttctcaatatttcagattccagattttcaaatagttgcatctcggtcatatactgtccaatcctaacaaaccttacatcaatgtaaacttatttattctgctttcagaagattgataaatcttaatttaacaaaattgacccctatgactggttttgtggtccagggtcacatttagtggTACAGACGTGTCTATAAACTGTAAACACCGATGAGTAAAGTTTTATTATTTACCCTCAGCCTTGTATGTGGGATTTTCTGCAGGGTTTGAGTTGATGCAGGAGCACAAAAATGACACTAGAGGGAGCTCCTTCACCTTGTCTCGATATGCTGTGAGGAGAAACGTCAGGGTAAGTACAAAATTCTTTGTAAACATGAACAAACGCTTGCATTCTGTCGAAGATATTGAATTACATACAGAAAATTAGACATTTTAAGAATAATTAACTCATTTAGAGCAGCTGTAGGCGGTTTTAGCACATAAAATGTCTGAAATAAAACGCGTCCAGCTAAGCTATATTTAGCTTTACAAAAccgcttgttttgctgcttgatattgcaaattggtgtcatACCATATTGTTTgaatatattatcttaattatgaacacactggtttgttgtccagacagttttactgtttactgcaggtttttattcttcttgttatttccccatccaccttatttttcccgtaagagcaggaatggccatttgtaaattttatgggtttggcttttggtctcatccgcgtccagctattttagTTGAACAAAACAGCCCATTTTGCTGctagcttgatattgcaaattggtgtcttatcatattgtcttaattatgaacacactggtttgttgtCCAGACAGTTTTATTATTTACTGCAGGtttttattcttcttgttatttccctatccaccttatttttcccgttaGAGTGGGCACGGCCGTTTGTAAATTAAATGTGTCTGGATTCTGGTCTCATCTGCTTCCaactgtttttagctgtacaaaacagttcattttgctgcttgatgcaATATGCCTGgtatgtcttaccatattattttaaatatattatcttaattatgaacacaagaGTATGTAGTGAAGAGTTTTTCCATTTACTGCACTTATtaattcttgttatttccctatgcCGGtttatgaaccggaagtcttgcacattaccagaaaacagcttacatcctcaataaaaaataaggtggatagcagCTAACCGGAAGTCTTgctcataggcttacttctgcgttaAGAATAAGTTCAACAGAGCAAGATTATAGGTTTGAATCCCAGGGAATGCATAAACTGATAGATGTATTTAATGTACCTTAATGTAAgttactttggataaaagcatctgtgaAATGCTTAAATATAAACAGAACAACAGAATCTTTCTTCGATCTGCTTTTTGGAACAAGCTGCGCATTACCCAAGTAGAAAACTTTAAGGTGGCTCTCTCACAAAATCAACTAATGGTGTAATTATGGGGGCGGAACTACATGTTTGCCTAACCAATGGGTTTTtgggaaacctgtttggaaacagGTTTATTTCAAATAAGCTAtatgaatttaaaatatataattctaacaatataatgtatataacataaaaaatatgCTTAAAGTTCCACTGAAATGCTTTGTaacatgcagcgttattctatgtgttgaggtcatttcaactgaaacaggaagaaagGGCGGGACAGTCATATGTCAAGCAGTCCCGCCCCCATTGCTTTAATAGCCAGTagcgttttgtttatatcacagtgTGGGCCAAAGctgttgagctcagtaaagccgcatttgacagcgTATTTAAATCTCATCCATATCGTGTAGAattgtgtagaattcaaatggatGCAATACATTTTATGGTCTGCGTTGATTTCCACATATGGCTCGCTCCATGCTATCGTGTCTCTGGACCGGAGCAGACCAAGTGGACGCTGTGGCGGTTCGCGTGACACAGCCTGAAACCATACTTAAAAAGCATATTTGAATCTGTTTGAAtcattccctatcccctatatagtgcactatgtgccattcaccatacagaaaatactaattctgtgaacaagtgaccgattttaGCTAAAGCTTCAGCGTCTATTtttagtgtagggggcgggacacttcggattctagagagcatttgattggacagaaagtttgataagaagctgaagtgcagggtgatgtcatcaaaatcattgatccatattggcggaagttagagactgtaagttttgaatgtttatattttgtaaatgcgaatgttatttttgttttagagcacaatagcttatagataaccttacggctaacatattcatactgaAAGCCAAaaagacttttattttaatttcatggggactttaaatatAACATGCATGATATTTAGTTCTCtggaggaaaaacaaaaaaacagaacccACTGAgctatatttttactatatttttaaatatatattttgatgaaGTTAATCATGatataattttaatgaaaaatgtcaaatttgtTCCTCTTAGTTTCTTTATAGTTTCTGAAAAAGACAAACTAGCATTTCAGCTGAAGTACAAGAGGAAAAATCATAGCCTGCAGGGCcttcaaatattacattttacaatgaATGCTTTGGAGTTTGGCAATCTGGGCTGACTTTTGTAGCTTACCTGCCAAGGTCATGTTTGTGCAGTATTGTGTGTAGTTTACAGTCCTTCACTCTGTCCTGTTtagagacggagagagagagtTTTAGTTTACCCCACAAGGATAAAACACTCTGGCCTAAAGTAAGcattttgaaacacaaaatgatTAACAAATGATTTATATAtctctttaaaataaatacagtaactTTCATGTCAAATGCGGATCCATTGTGCATGAGATGTCTGAAAGGAGCTGGTTGTGTTGTGATGTGGCGGGACACTTGGTGAGAGAGGAGCATGAATTCAGATGAGGAGCAGCAGGGAGTGTCACGCACAATCTCTGTATTGTTTCTTTGCCTCAGAGCTGCCACTTATCAGTACACAAAACCATTTTAgaaaacaattaacatcaaaCATTACATAAATCCTAAAACCACGAGCAAAACTGATATGTAACCTTACGGAGACACACCACTGAGAGAAAAGCATTGCCCTGCCCTGCCCTGCTCATAAATAAACACACACTACTTTTATCTAAACACACACTTACTGCATGTATAGTTGGTTATTCATCACTTGTCTGTTACTGTATTTGTTAATATATTCTCACATCTCCATTACAAAACACACTAATacgacatttttaaataattgttgtcTCAGATGGCATATATTCATAATGTCAAGCTAGAAAACCGCTCTCAAATGACAACATTAACACAAAACGCAATAAGTAACAAAATGAACCCAAATCCAATTGTAATCACTGCAGTCAATGCGTATGTGTGCGAAAGGTTGTTTACTGACTCTTGTCTTTTGAATGACATAATCTAATGCACTATTGAATTATGTCATCTTTTAACACATTAGTGCATATCTATACACACAGATACAGATACAATTGAAATATTTGCCAATACATTCACATTTTCATGCATGTAAAAGTTGCTTCGCATACATTATACAAGGCATGAGCATGTTGTAAGAACACTGAGTTCCCTTTGGATTTCTGGTGCAGCATATTTAATCTTAACTCAAAGGTaaccttttttttgtatttgatgcAAGTCAAATAACAAAACCGTTAGAGCATATTTTGTGATGCCCGCACTTACCTTTTCTCCTTGATGAGGTGTTGTCCCTGtctcccccctctctctctctttctgtctctttctctctccctgaTATCCTCTTTTTCACCTCCCTCTCTTTTGCTCTAGCCCGCTGCTCCTCGGATACAAGAGCTCAGCAGCATCAGCAGCAGCACCCCTCCTACCGCATGACATCATCTTCCAGCGCTGCTATTGGACGAGGTGAGTGGCAGAGCGCGGTGGGCCAGCATTTCTCCATCACAGTGAAGGACGGTGGGTGTTAACTCTTTGTGTCTTACTGCAGGTGTCCATGCAAAATAGAGGATGTGTATGTGTGTCCAACACATACTGTAGATGACAAGAAGAATTACACAAAGACAGAGATTATAATTTACTTTACTATAATATCACAAATAATTGTATAAACATATTAAGAAATATTAGTAATTATAATACAACAAAAGTAaagacaaaacatttttttccaaaaagatattatattttttcttttcaaataataTTATAACACCCACTTCAGGTTTTGGataatgtatttatattattatattatattatattatattatattatattatattatattatatgacaaattataaaaaatataatatggaaaaatatatatattttaacatttatttagatCAGACATTGCTctactgtattatattatattttattatattatgacaaattataaaaaaatataatatggaaaaatatatatattttaaaatttatttagatCAGACATTGCTCTACTGTATTTTATCCCAAATAAATTATATCACTACCTGTGGtttatagaaaaaatatatattatattatattgaaaaaatatatatatataatatgaaaaaatatattttaaaacgtatttAGATTAGACATTGCTCTACTGTATTTTATCCTGTATTTTCCTGTATGTGGTTTATAGAATgtagttttatattatattatattatattatattatattatgacaaataaaaaaacattgctCTACTGTTACAGTACTTTATCCCATATTTTTCCATATTACCTGTGTTTTATAGAATgaagttattatattatattatattatattatattatattatattatattatgacaaataaaaaaacattgctCTGCTGTTACAGTACTTTTCCATATTACCTGTGGTTTATAGAATtaagttatattattatattatatgatatgatatgatatgatattattttatattatgacaaataatacaaatatgaaaaaatatattttaacatttatttagatTAGACATTGCTGTACTGTGCTTTATCATGTATGCTTCCAAAATAAATTATATCCTCACATGTGGTTTATAGAATGgagttattatattatttattttatatcacgacaaataaaaacaatattaaaaatgtattttaaaatttatttaaatcagACATTTCTCTACTGTTACAGTACTTTATCCTATATTTTTCCAAATTGAATTATATCCCCACCTGTGGTTTATAGAAtgatgttattatattatattatgttatgacaaattataaaaataaaatatgaaaaaaatgttCTTAGATTTATTTAGATACTTTATCCCATATTTTTCCAAACTGAATGATATCCCCGCCTGTGGTTTATAGAATGgagttgtattgtattatattatattacgacaagtaatacaaatataatatgaaaaactatatttttatattgcaTCTGTCACATTTATGAACCATTGCCTCTTCTTCTACTGCTACAGAACTCCATACCCATCCTACAATATATGACTTCACCCAGATATCAGTTCACAAAGAGTGCAACAAGAGAAGAAGGCAAAAAATTGAAGGCATGTCAGGAAGCTCTAAATACGTTTGTTAGGGAGTGATGGACTCAAGCAAGGGGTGTGCCTCTGTATCGCATTGCAATGTAATAAAACCAAATTGCTCTGACAGAAACAGGAAAGATTTTCAGTCAGCGCTCCTGATCTAATGACTGAAACACTGACTGGAATAAGCGAGGGACATCATCACAATAAGAGATATGATGATATAATTAATGCTTCAGTGTAGCACGGTCTTAAGCTTTCCCTTACATACAGTATGGTCCAAAAGTATTATTTGATTTAACACAAAGCGcgtaatttgtaataaaatattttgcGTTAATTAgacaaaggcaaaaaaaaaaaaaagcattttcactAGTGGTCTTAAAATTAGGACCCCAGAGACGGTCCCCAGGTGCTTCTCCATGTATTGATCTTGT
The window above is part of the Garra rufa chromosome 13, GarRuf1.0, whole genome shotgun sequence genome. Proteins encoded here:
- the LOC141283460 gene encoding stathmin-4-like, with protein sequence MTLAAYRDKVKELPLVSFLCSCINSNPAENPTYKAEDAVDLNWCVIKDMEVIELNKRASGQAFEVILKPPSFDGVPELNTSMPQRKDPSLEEIQKKLEAAEERRKFQEAEMLKHLAEKREHEREVIQKAFEENNNFIKNAKEKLEQKMEANKENREALLAAMLERLQEKDKHAEEVRKNKELKEEACR